TCTGCGGAACTTTTTGGTGGATTGTTTTCAGATTCATTGCTGTGATCAGCTTTTGAGTCCGGGTATGAATGACCACATAATCTTTCAATCCTTCTATAAATCTGATGTCTGAAAAATATATTTTATAATATTTCCTATCTGCTTTAATGAATAAAAAATCGGCTGTGTTAGATTCTATCGTGTTTTTTACGGTTTTGGATGAAAGCAGTTCCTTGTAAAGTACAGCTTTTTCAACTGCTTTTTTAAGCCTTTGTTTTTCAATGGGTTTCAACAGATAATCTACTGCATCCAGTTCATAACTTTTCAATGCATATTGCGAATAGGCTGTTGTAAAAATCACTAATGTATTTTCCGGAAGCGTTTCTGCGAATTCCAATCCTGAAATCAGTGGCATTTCAATATCAAGAAAAATCAAATCTGTCTCTGAAGTTTTTAAAAATTCGATTGCAACAGGTGCATTTGAAAAACTTCCCAGAACTTCCAGCTGAGAAACTTCATTGATTAAGGATTTCATTTCCACTCTTGCCAAAGGTTCGTCATCAACAATTATACAATTCATAAAGGGATAATTAAGGTTACAATATATTCTTTATGGGTTGAAGTAATGTTTAATTCATGGGTATTCTGGTAAAGTAATTCTAATCTTCGCTTAATATTGACTAAACCTAAACCACCGTATTTATTCTCAAAAGCAGAAAAATCTGAGTTTTTTGAATTGATACAGGTAAAATGAAGCTTGTTTTCTTCCATTTTGATTTCAATGTTAATATAATTTTCTTCCCTGTTGAGACTCACACTATGTTTTACAGCGTTTTCCACAAATGTTGTAAACAAGTTAGGTGGAATAAAAATGCTGTTCAATATTCGTTTATCCATGTCAATATGAATATCTACAGACAGATCTTCTCTTCTTATTTTTTCAAGATTTATAAAATTGGAAAGAAAATCAATTTCTGAAGTAAGCAATGTTTTTTCCTCATCATTTTCATACAGCTGATACCTCAGAAATTCTGAAAGCTTCATGATCACAGCCGTTGCTTTTCCAGGATCTGTTCTGATCAACGCTTTAACGTTGTTCAACATATTAAATAGGAAATGAGGATTGATCTGATTCCGCAACTCATTCAATTCCATTCTTAATGTAAGATCATTAAGCTCTGTGATTCGTTGACTGTCTTTAATCCACTTCTGTAAAAGTTTAACCGTTGTTGTAGTCAAAATAATAGGAATACACATTAAAACTCCTTCATAAATTCCTCCTTTCTCACGAGGTAAATTAATCACACGATATTCTGAAAAAAACCGGTCGAAACAATATCCAATGCCATTTAAAGCTAAAACACCAAGTGCAACCAATAAAATAAAATAGGTTACATAACGGGTTTTAAAAAAAAATAAAGGAACCAGTACATATATATTAATATAGACCATCCCAATCAGTAT
Above is a genomic segment from Chryseobacterium geocarposphaerae containing:
- a CDS encoding LytR/AlgR family response regulator transcription factor, with the protein product MNCIIVDDEPLARVEMKSLINEVSQLEVLGSFSNAPVAIEFLKTSETDLIFLDIEMPLISGLEFAETLPENTLVIFTTAYSQYALKSYELDAVDYLLKPIEKQRLKKAVEKAVLYKELLSSKTVKNTIESNTADFLFIKADRKYYKIYFSDIRFIEGLKDYVVIHTRTQKLITAMNLKTIHQKVPQNIFLRVSKSFVVNIDYIESFDNHNIYIGDADVPLGEVYRSEFFTKYSGGSLNID
- a CDS encoding sensor histidine kinase, whose translation is MKYSSQNFKETLVMDFLLENRFRFLRHLLFLIFFFLLIYNARFWNWYSEDSKYYILFFVYSILIGMVYINIYVLVPLFFFKTRYVTYFILLVALGVLALNGIGYCFDRFFSEYRVINLPREKGGIYEGVLMCIPIILTTTTVKLLQKWIKDSQRITELNDLTLRMELNELRNQINPHFLFNMLNNVKALIRTDPGKATAVIMKLSEFLRYQLYENDEEKTLLTSEIDFLSNFINLEKIRREDLSVDIHIDMDKRILNSIFIPPNLFTTFVENAVKHSVSLNREENYINIEIKMEENKLHFTCINSKNSDFSAFENKYGGLGLVNIKRRLELLYQNTHELNITSTHKEYIVTLIIPL